A segment of the Candidatus Doudnabacteria bacterium genome:
ATTTCTTAATGATAATTTATTTTCTTACAACCATTCCAGCATATGGTTGATAGTTAATAACTGCATGCATTATAACCAAAAATGGGAACAAAAAAAAGAGCCCAAGGAACTTTCGTTCACTTAAGCTCTGTTAGATAATGCTCGGCAATTCTGCTGAGAATGCGCTTTCTGATGTGGCATCAAATGCCGTCACTGCAAAGTAATACGTCACGTTTGCCGTAAACCCGATCAGAGGAAGCTGCGTGCCTGTAACTGTCGCGCCTTTGGCTAATGTATCGGGGGTTGTGCCCCAGTACACATTGTATCCGAGCACTATGGCATCCGAGCCATCGGTCTTCTTTGTCACCGGATCCCACGCCAGTGTCGGTGGAGTGACCTGGACCGTGACATCCGCCGGCGTCGTCCCGGCTAGATTCGTGCAGGTCACGCTGAACGTGGTCGTGACCCTCGGCGCAATGCTCGCGGTCGTAATGGCGCTGACAAGCGCCGGCCCGCTCCAGTTGGCATTGGCCGGACTGGCCGATAGCGTGCATGTGGTGGAGTTATTCCCCGGGTTTTCCATCACTGTCGTTGATTCACCCAAACGTATCGCCGTCGGATTGGCTGTGATGGTCGGAGTCGGTGGGATCGGGGGCACCACTGTGATCTGAAATGATGTGGTCTGTACCACCCACTGCACTGTCGCAGCAACCACAATGGTATACGTGCCTGCGGGTGTTGTGATCCCGGTTGTCAGGGTTAAGACCGAAGCGCATGTCGGGCTGCAGACGGGGTTGGCAAACGCTGATGTCATGCCGACCGGCAACCCTGACTGGACGGAAAACGTCACGGGCTGTGTCGTCCCAAACTGCAAATTCGCCGAGATCGTACTGGTCGCGGCCGGACTGCCGTTTGTGCTGATGCCGTTGTTGGTGAGCGTGAATGACGGGGGCAGAGCTGGCGGCACAGAAAGAGTGGAGCCAAGCATGGGGCCTTGCTGCGTGCCGTCAGGCAGCTGGATCTTAGCGGATGCGTGATTGAGGTTCGTGCCTGCTTCCGCCACCGTGTCCATGTACACGAGTTCAAAGTACACGGTCTGGCCGGCGGTGAAATTTATCTGCTGCGGAGTGATCCCGTTGCAGATCGTGACCGGGTTGCTTGACTGCTCGCAGTACCGCAGCCACTGGTTCACGCTCGGCGCCACCGCATTTGTCATCTGCGCGATCGGGCTTTTACCCGCGAAATTCTGGTCAGCTGTCGAATAGTAGAGCTTGCCTTTCCCGTTCGACGCCATCCAGAATTTATATTGACCAGTCTCTGGCGCTGTGTACTGGCAGCGCATGCGCGCCACCAACGGCACGTAAATGCCGCTGACATTCAGCAGGGCCGCGAAGTTGACAGTATTCTGGACAAGGTTGGGATTGGGATTCCCCAAAAGCCACGGATTGTCCGCGAGTTGCTGAGGATCGGTTATGGCACCTGAGGCCACATTGTTCCAGGCTTCCCAGATGCACCCTACAGACCCCGGAACCGGCGGCGTTTGTGCGCTCGCCACACGTGCGACCAATACAAAAACGCACCAGAGCAGCATTCTCTTCATTTATGCGGTCCTCCGTTTTTTCCTGTTGCTATATGTAACGCTGTCAAAGTTGCGGCGTTACACTTAAAGTACGTACAAAAAAATCATTAACCCAATAAAGAAATATGCTCAATTTAAGCAGGTTTTTATACGATACTCAAGGAAAAAACCGCATATTAAAAATAATCTCGCCGATCGCGGTGATCATCATTTCGGCAGTGCTTGTGCCTCCGATGAGCGCGCATGCCGATACTTTCACATCGCGCTGCACGGCCGCAGGAGTGGTACTCTGCAGCGGATTTGATTCCGCAGATGACATAGACAGCTTTGTTTCAGGAAATGAGGTCGGGACAACTCTCGGCGTGTTTGACCCCACGAACCAGGCATCCGGAACAGGCTCCATGAAATTTACGATCCCGAGCCGCACCGGCGCCAATTCATCCGGCGATTATGAACGCCTGATCAATGAATCAAGCGCCGGCTACAAAACCGGCTCCGTGTTCTTCGTCCAGTTCCGCCAGCGCTTCTCGCCGGAAATGCTTTCATCTGCCATGGGCGGCAACGGCTGGAAGCAGGTGGAGATCACCACACCCTTCAGCACTTACGGCGACGCGCCCGGCATCGGGCTTTTTAACCAATCATTCGGCAACATGCCAGTGCTTTACGTCAACGGCGCAACCTTCACGCAAACTCCCTCTGACGGCACTGCCGTTTCTTATGTCGCCAACCAGTGGATGACCTTTGCTTTTGAGATCCATGTCGGCGATTGGGGCGCGTTCAACACGACTGTGAAGGTTTGGGCAGCTCCGGAAAACCAGCCCTTAAAACAGATCTACAATGTGACCAATGCCGCTCCAGGGCAAAACCCCAGCGACCCTGATTCCGGGTACAACAAAATAATGTTCGGCCCGAACAACACAGGCAAACTTGCAACAACTGTCCACACGCCGGCCACGACCTGGTATGACGAACTGGTAGTTTCAAACAACCAAATTGCGGATCCGTTCACACCGGCTGACACCACAGCTCCGGTGCTTGCGGAAGTAACTCCGGTCCCAACTCCGACTAGCGACAATACTCCTGACTACACTTTCTCTTCCACAGAAGCCGGGACCATTACTTATGGCGGTGATTGTACGTCTGCGACCACGGCTGCGGTGGTAGGCAACAATACTGTAACATTCAACACACTTGCAGACGGAGTTCATATGAATTGCACCATCATGGTCACTGATGCTGCTTCAAACCAAAGCCTGCCTTTGAGCGTAAATACTTTTACAGTGGACACAACTGTTCCGGATACAACTCCTCCCGTCATCTCGGCCGTCACTTCCACAGCGATAACCCAAACCGGCGTGACGATCAGCTGGATGACGGATGAAAATTCAACTTCACAAGTGGATTATGGCCCAACCACGAGCTACGGCTCATCCACGGCATTGGACACATCTTTGGTCACAAGCCACAGCCAGAACATCACAGGATTGACTGCCGGGACCATTTACCACTTCCATGTAAAATCAGCCGATGCGGCAAACAATCTTGCCACTTCTGATGATTTTAATTTCACAACTCTTGCCGCAACTGACACCACAGCTCCGGTGCTTGCGGAAGTAACAGCAGTACCAAGCCCAACCAATGACAATACTCCTGACTACACCTTCTCATCCACAGAAGCGGGTACTATCACCTACGGTGGTGATTGTTCTTCCGCTACGACATCTGCGGTTGCGGGTAACAACACCGTAACCTTCAAC
Coding sequences within it:
- a CDS encoding fibronectin type III domain-containing protein; this encodes MKRMLLWCVFVLVARVASAQTPPVPGSVGCIWEAWNNVASGAITDPQQLADNPWLLGNPNPNLVQNTVNFAALLNVSGIYVPLVARMRCQYTAPETGQYKFWMASNGKGKLYYSTADQNFAGKSPIAQMTNAVAPSVNQWLRYCEQSSNPVTICNGITPQQINFTAGQTVYFELVYMDTVAEAGTNLNHASAKIQLPDGTQQGPMLGSTLSVPPALPPSFTLTNNGISTNGSPAATSTISANLQFGTTQPVTFSVQSGLPVGMTSAFANPVCSPTCASVLTLTTGITTPAGTYTIVVAATVQWVVQTTSFQITVVPPIPPTPTITANPTAIRLGESTTVMENPGNNSTTCTLSASPANANWSGPALVSAITTASIAPRVTTTFSVTCTNLAGTTPADVTVQVTPPTLAWDPVTKKTDGSDAIVLGYNVYWGTTPDTLAKGATVTGTQLPLIGFTANVTYYFAVTAFDATSESAFSAELPSII
- a CDS encoding fibronectin type III domain-containing protein; translation: MLNLSRFLYDTQGKNRILKIISPIAVIIISAVLVPPMSAHADTFTSRCTAAGVVLCSGFDSADDIDSFVSGNEVGTTLGVFDPTNQASGTGSMKFTIPSRTGANSSGDYERLINESSAGYKTGSVFFVQFRQRFSPEMLSSAMGGNGWKQVEITTPFSTYGDAPGIGLFNQSFGNMPVLYVNGATFTQTPSDGTAVSYVANQWMTFAFEIHVGDWGAFNTTVKVWAAPENQPLKQIYNVTNAAPGQNPSDPDSGYNKIMFGPNNTGKLATTVHTPATTWYDELVVSNNQIADPFTPADTTAPVLAEVTPVPTPTSDNTPDYTFSSTEAGTITYGGDCTSATTAAVVGNNTVTFNTLADGVHMNCTIMVTDAASNQSLPLSVNTFTVDTTVPDTTPPVISAVTSTAITQTGVTISWMTDENSTSQVDYGPTTSYGSSTALDTSLVTSHSQNITGLTAGTIYHFHVKSADAANNLATSDDFNFTTLAATDTTAPVLAEVTAVPSPTNDNTPDYTFSSTEAGTITYGGDCSSATTSAVAGNNTVTFNTLPDGVHSNCTIVVTDASGNASTALNVSAFTVNTATPAPSPLTVTINQSAKQADPTKKSPVSFTIIFSEKVKGFKASDVNFSGTATVGKPYLSGYSATFKIYVPVKTSGTVIATIPAGIATDKAGNSNAASTSTDNTITFDNTPPVISAVASSAITLDSATITWTTDENSDSQVDYGTTNYYGFSTKLDKTLVMSHSQNLTGLLALLDKNDRYHMRPQPIAGKTIHFRVRSKDALGNLAKSADFTFTTVQPANGAAPTVTINQAAGQADPTNQSPISFTIVFSEPVIGFSAKDVKISGVEEYGYASLSGTGPTYTLSVPVKDNGTVTASIPANVAIDSDGNGNVASTSTDNSVTFKRNKIYADGTVICGSGPTLYMVSNHGHDKLSIPSMAVFNRLKLSLKNVVRVDDRDLSDYHDGGQAH